In one Marinomonas maritima genomic region, the following are encoded:
- a CDS encoding GNAT family N-acetyltransferase: MKALTSDWNSSTDQITFVRKQVFIIEQGIDPKDEWDEHDKEAVHFVSFGTTAVPTGTCRLTEDGQIGRLAVLPAYRHQGYGEMLLNRAVKVAREMGIRTVFLHAQVDVQTFYEKQNFRTDGKVFLEAGKMHIRMAREI, encoded by the coding sequence ATGAAAGCATTAACATCAGACTGGAACAGCAGCACAGACCAGATCACCTTCGTGCGCAAGCAAGTCTTTATTATTGAGCAAGGTATAGACCCTAAAGACGAATGGGACGAGCATGATAAAGAAGCCGTCCACTTTGTCTCTTTCGGGACGACTGCTGTCCCGACAGGAACCTGTCGACTAACGGAAGATGGTCAAATCGGACGATTGGCTGTTTTGCCAGCTTATCGTCATCAAGGCTACGGTGAAATGCTACTAAACCGAGCGGTTAAAGTGGCCAGAGAAATGGGCATTCGAACGGTATTTTTACATGCTCAGGTGGATGTACAAACTTTTTATGAAAAACAAAATTTCCGAACGGATGGAAAGGTCTTTCTAGAAGCCGGAAAAATGCACATACGTATGGCAAGAGAGATTTAG
- a CDS encoding FKBP-type peptidyl-prolyl cis-trans isomerase yields the protein MSELSFDSNEAKIAYGIGRQIGDQLRGSDLGELSLTHLFAAIEDSLNQAEMRVPGEQLEAAFAELQQKMEEKSRAASEGTVKEGEAFLAENKAKPGVQTTESGLQFEVLEEGTGATPSREATVRVHYEGRLLDGQVFDSSIARGEPIEFPLTGVIAGWTEGLQLMKEGAKHRLTIPAELAYGAQGAGAMIQPHSVLQFDVELIAVV from the coding sequence ATGTCAGAACTGTCTTTCGACTCGAATGAAGCAAAAATCGCATACGGCATTGGTCGTCAAATTGGCGATCAACTACGCGGTAGTGATCTTGGTGAGTTATCTCTAACACATCTTTTTGCAGCGATTGAAGATTCTTTGAATCAAGCTGAGATGCGCGTTCCCGGCGAACAGCTAGAAGCAGCTTTTGCTGAGCTTCAGCAAAAAATGGAAGAAAAAAGCCGTGCAGCGTCTGAAGGCACTGTTAAAGAGGGCGAAGCCTTTCTTGCAGAAAACAAAGCAAAACCTGGTGTTCAAACAACGGAAAGTGGCTTGCAGTTTGAAGTGCTTGAAGAAGGTACTGGTGCGACACCTAGCCGTGAAGCAACCGTTCGTGTTCATTACGAAGGTCGTTTGCTTGATGGTCAAGTATTTGACAGCTCAATCGCCCGTGGCGAACCCATTGAATTTCCACTAACTGGTGTTATTGCTGGTTGGACTGAAGGTCTTCAGTTGATGAAAGAAGGCGCGAAACACCGTCTTACGATCCCTGCTGAATTGGCATACGGTGCTCAAGGTGCTGGTGCAATGATCCAACCTCATTCTGTTCTTCAGTTTGATGTTGAGTTGATCGCGGTTGTTTAA
- a CDS encoding universal stress protein, translating to MLPKINTIIYACDLENQTQAAMELVLNLANLHKAKIILMHVMEPLNAQASNMINNYISEEVIVSMRKEAQKDIHNRMEQMLSNYMQQHVEELSTLEYPPETLITSGAPSDCIQQIAKAQNADLIVMNSRTHSRLGQMILGSTANKVIHNSTIPVLVVPIK from the coding sequence ATGCTACCTAAAATAAACACGATTATTTACGCCTGCGATTTAGAAAACCAAACTCAAGCAGCCATGGAGCTTGTGCTGAATTTAGCCAATTTACACAAAGCAAAAATAATATTAATGCATGTAATGGAACCGCTAAATGCTCAAGCGTCCAACATGATCAATAACTATATTTCAGAAGAAGTAATCGTTTCTATGCGAAAAGAGGCGCAAAAAGACATTCATAACCGTATGGAACAAATGCTGAGCAATTATATGCAACAACATGTGGAAGAACTTTCCACTTTAGAATATCCACCTGAGACACTCATCACCAGCGGCGCACCTTCAGACTGTATTCAACAGATAGCAAAAGCTCAGAATGCCGACTTGATTGTTATGAACAGCAGAACACACAGTCGATTAGGGCAAATGATTCTCGGCTCTACGGCCAATAAAGTCATACACAACAGCACCATTCCTGTGCTAGTTGTACCTATAAAATAG
- a CDS encoding DNA topoisomerase III — protein sequence MILYIAEKPSLARAIAAALPSPQKKEEGCIWLPNGDCVSWCIGHLLEQAEPHQYNPAFKVWNIDHLPIIPTEWQWQEKTNTKKQLGILKKLIKKATHLVHAGDPDREGQLLVDEVLHYTKVPAQKLKSTQRLLINDLTPSAVKKSLSNLRLNSEFSALSRSALGRARADWLFGLNLTRAYTIKGRQAGYQGVLSIGRVQTPVLGLVAARDKEREAFVPKDFYQVWANVQTHQGVEFQAKWLPSESCQPYMDEENRVLSLPLAQNVANRITNKPALVVDANYKQKKQPAPLPYSLSALQIDAAKAFSLSAQQVLDICQTLYERHQMITYPRSDCRYLPTQQHKDAPAIIAALIRSGGEIQQGAESADASKKNKVWNDKQVTAHHAIIPTTQAHKAASLSKTETLVFNLIARQYLMQFYPEYDYLASYIKLEIEGGHFEAKGNTPISLGWKALLPNKAKSQDSDEENQSILPKLKKADTLWCTKGQVQEKITTPPAAFTDATLLAAMTGISRFVTNKDIRAILKETDGLGTEATRASIIELLFKRNFLMRQGKQIHASQTGRAFIDCLPEQLVTPDMTAQWESTLNGISLGEASYQDFMTNLEGNLNQLLNASRDMPTSALQNLPSPKNPFTKRKSSTSKKSTGTRKATNAKSTTSNARRRPKASS from the coding sequence ATGATTCTTTATATTGCAGAGAAACCCAGCCTTGCACGTGCTATTGCAGCTGCCCTACCGTCACCTCAGAAAAAAGAAGAAGGCTGTATTTGGCTGCCAAATGGGGACTGCGTCAGTTGGTGCATAGGTCACTTACTCGAACAAGCAGAACCTCATCAATACAACCCCGCTTTTAAAGTCTGGAATATAGATCACTTACCTATTATCCCAACAGAATGGCAGTGGCAAGAAAAAACCAATACCAAAAAGCAACTTGGCATTCTGAAGAAACTCATCAAAAAAGCGACACACCTTGTTCATGCTGGCGATCCAGACAGAGAAGGACAACTTTTAGTCGACGAAGTCCTTCACTACACCAAGGTTCCAGCACAAAAGTTAAAAAGCACACAGCGCCTTTTGATCAATGACTTAACGCCCTCCGCTGTCAAAAAATCGTTATCAAACTTACGTTTAAACAGTGAATTCTCGGCCTTATCTCGGTCGGCACTTGGTCGTGCTCGTGCAGATTGGTTGTTTGGCTTGAACCTAACGCGCGCTTACACCATTAAAGGACGCCAAGCGGGTTATCAGGGCGTTTTATCGATAGGGCGAGTACAAACCCCGGTATTAGGGCTTGTTGCTGCCAGGGACAAAGAAAGAGAAGCCTTTGTTCCAAAGGATTTTTATCAGGTATGGGCAAATGTACAAACGCATCAAGGCGTTGAGTTCCAAGCAAAATGGCTGCCAAGCGAGTCTTGCCAACCCTATATGGATGAAGAAAACCGAGTGCTGAGCTTACCGCTTGCACAAAATGTTGCCAATCGTATTACGAATAAACCCGCTCTCGTTGTGGACGCTAACTACAAGCAAAAAAAGCAGCCAGCACCATTACCCTACAGTTTGTCGGCACTTCAAATTGATGCAGCCAAAGCCTTCTCCCTTTCTGCTCAGCAAGTATTAGATATTTGCCAAACACTTTATGAACGTCATCAGATGATCACGTATCCACGATCTGATTGCCGTTATTTACCGACCCAACAACACAAAGACGCACCTGCGATCATTGCAGCACTCATTCGCTCGGGCGGTGAAATACAACAAGGTGCTGAAAGCGCCGACGCATCGAAAAAAAACAAAGTGTGGAATGACAAACAAGTCACGGCCCACCATGCCATCATCCCAACGACGCAAGCACACAAAGCCGCGTCATTATCTAAAACCGAAACCTTGGTATTTAACCTAATTGCCCGACAATATTTAATGCAGTTTTACCCAGAATACGATTACCTCGCGTCTTATATTAAATTGGAAATCGAAGGCGGCCACTTTGAAGCAAAAGGTAATACGCCTATCTCACTCGGTTGGAAAGCTCTTTTACCCAACAAAGCAAAAAGCCAAGATTCAGACGAAGAAAACCAAAGCATCTTACCAAAGCTAAAAAAAGCAGATACATTATGGTGTACAAAAGGGCAAGTTCAAGAAAAAATCACCACCCCACCCGCTGCTTTTACGGATGCAACCTTGCTAGCGGCTATGACGGGGATTAGCCGCTTTGTCACCAATAAAGACATTCGCGCGATTCTAAAAGAAACCGATGGTCTAGGCACTGAAGCCACACGCGCCAGTATTATAGAGCTTCTTTTCAAGAGGAATTTTCTAATGAGGCAAGGCAAACAAATTCACGCCAGCCAAACAGGTCGTGCTTTTATTGATTGTTTACCAGAGCAATTAGTCACTCCCGATATGACAGCTCAATGGGAATCTACTCTTAACGGCATCAGTCTTGGCGAAGCCAGTTATCAAGACTTTATGACGAACTTAGAAGGGAATTTAAATCAGCTACTGAACGCTTCTCGGGATATGCCAACCTCAGCATTACAAAACCTACCATCACCGAAAAATCCGTTTACCAAACGAAAAAGCTCAACCAGTAAAAAATCAACAGGTACGCGCAAAGCTACCAATGCAAAATCCACAACCTCAAACGCAAGAAGACGCCCAAAAGCGTCTTCTTGA
- a CDS encoding LysE family translocator, translating to MNLALLSAFIPTFFFVSITPGMCMTLAMTLGMTIGVKRALWMMLGELVGVATVAILSAIGVAALLLNYPNVFIVLKYIGGAYLAFVGLQMWLSKGKMAIKADANDTKPASRIDLISQGFVTAIANPKGWAFFVALLPPFLDASQPLTSQLAVLITIILTLELTCLLIYAAGGRTLKSILMQSGNVRIMNRIAGSLMIGVGVWLAVG from the coding sequence GTGAATCTCGCACTTCTTTCTGCATTTATACCGACGTTCTTTTTTGTGTCTATTACTCCAGGTATGTGCATGACATTGGCGATGACATTGGGTATGACAATTGGTGTAAAACGTGCGCTTTGGATGATGCTAGGTGAGCTTGTAGGTGTTGCAACCGTGGCTATTTTGTCAGCGATTGGAGTGGCGGCATTATTATTGAATTATCCTAATGTATTTATCGTACTGAAATACATCGGAGGTGCTTATCTTGCTTTTGTTGGTCTTCAAATGTGGTTATCTAAAGGTAAAATGGCCATTAAAGCGGATGCTAATGACACCAAACCCGCCTCACGAATTGACCTAATATCGCAAGGCTTTGTAACTGCAATAGCAAACCCTAAAGGCTGGGCATTTTTTGTTGCGTTATTACCGCCTTTTTTAGATGCCAGTCAGCCTCTTACAAGTCAGTTAGCTGTGCTGATTACGATTATTCTAACGCTTGAGCTGACGTGCTTACTTATTTATGCGGCGGGTGGCAGAACACTTAAATCGATTCTAATGCAAAGTGGTAATGTAAGAATTATGAATCGTATTGCGGGCTCATTAATGATTGGTGTTGGCGTTTGGCTAGCCGTTGGTTAA
- a CDS encoding inorganic phosphate transporter, which translates to MDLTNSPKEESTLLSGHEFVRVLIALAFVLAAGFYASSNGVGVSNLSILAIAAAIGAYMAVNIGANDVANNVGPAVGSKALSMTGAILIAAIFEAAGALIAGGTVVGTIKNGIINPNSIGDTETFIWVMMAALLAGAIWLNLATYLGAPVSTTHSIVGGVLGAGIAAGGLDIANWDKLIAIVASWVISPVLGGVIAALFLMYIKRSVTYKSDMIESAKKVVPLLVAFMVWAFSTYLILKGLKKIWQLDFVTAGLIALAIALTVYFIVRPMVEKAASSLENNKDAVNSLFTLPLIVSAALLSFAHGANDVANAIGPLAAINDALMTGAVSSKASIPLWIMVVGGLGIAVGLALFGPKLIKTVGSEITELDKTRAFCVAMAAAITVIIASQLGLPVSSTHIAVGGIFGVGFLREYLKLSYEKKLAAITSHSESAGLNGQQTQEFVKRFKLADVEEKRSILKELKAAQSSSPISSSERKGLKKATKKELVKRSALLRIAAAWVITVPASALLAAMIFYMLLGFSIAR; encoded by the coding sequence ATGGATCTTACAAATAGCCCGAAAGAAGAATCCACTTTATTGAGTGGACATGAGTTTGTTCGTGTATTAATCGCTTTAGCGTTTGTGTTAGCCGCCGGTTTTTATGCATCATCTAATGGTGTGGGGGTTTCTAATCTGTCCATTTTAGCCATAGCAGCGGCAATAGGCGCTTACATGGCGGTAAATATTGGTGCCAATGATGTCGCCAATAATGTGGGGCCAGCGGTAGGGTCTAAAGCGTTGTCTATGACAGGTGCAATTTTAATTGCAGCTATTTTTGAAGCGGCTGGTGCTTTGATTGCTGGTGGTACGGTTGTTGGAACCATTAAGAACGGTATTATAAACCCGAACTCAATAGGCGATACTGAAACCTTTATATGGGTCATGATGGCGGCTTTACTTGCGGGTGCAATTTGGCTTAATTTAGCCACATATCTCGGCGCACCGGTTTCGACAACACACTCTATTGTTGGTGGTGTTTTAGGTGCTGGTATTGCTGCGGGTGGTTTGGATATTGCGAACTGGGATAAATTGATTGCTATTGTTGCAAGTTGGGTTATCTCGCCTGTGTTGGGTGGCGTCATTGCGGCTTTGTTTTTGATGTACATCAAACGTTCAGTTACCTACAAAAGTGACATGATTGAATCGGCCAAGAAAGTTGTTCCTTTGCTTGTTGCATTCATGGTTTGGGCGTTTTCTACTTACCTGATTCTGAAAGGTTTGAAGAAAATTTGGCAATTAGATTTTGTTACTGCGGGTCTTATTGCGCTTGCGATTGCATTGACTGTTTATTTCATTGTTCGACCTATGGTAGAAAAAGCCGCGTCGTCGTTGGAAAATAACAAAGATGCGGTGAATAGTTTGTTCACCCTTCCTCTTATTGTGTCTGCGGCGTTGTTAAGTTTTGCGCATGGTGCGAATGATGTGGCCAATGCCATCGGACCTCTTGCAGCGATTAACGACGCTTTGATGACAGGGGCTGTGTCTAGTAAGGCGTCTATCCCTCTTTGGATCATGGTAGTGGGGGGGTTGGGTATTGCAGTCGGTCTTGCTTTGTTTGGCCCTAAGCTGATTAAGACGGTCGGGTCTGAAATTACAGAGTTAGACAAAACTCGAGCATTTTGTGTTGCCATGGCCGCCGCTATTACCGTTATTATTGCGTCTCAGCTTGGTTTACCTGTGAGTTCTACGCATATTGCTGTTGGTGGTATTTTTGGCGTAGGCTTTTTACGTGAGTATTTAAAACTGTCTTACGAGAAGAAGTTGGCAGCGATTACTTCTCATTCTGAGTCAGCGGGTCTTAATGGACAGCAGACTCAAGAGTTTGTTAAAAGGTTCAAGTTAGCCGATGTAGAAGAGAAGCGCAGCATTTTGAAAGAGTTGAAAGCAGCGCAATCGTCTTCACCTATTTCTTCTTCAGAGCGTAAAGGGTTGAAGAAAGCCACGAAGAAAGAATTAGTTAAACGTTCTGCTCTATTACGTATTGCAGCAGCGTGGGTAATTACTGTTCCTGCTTCCGCTTTACTGGCCGCTATGATTTTTTATATGTTACTTGGATTTTCGATCGCTCGATAA
- a CDS encoding L-serine ammonia-lyase: MAISLFDLFKVGIGPSSSHTVGPMVAANQFAHQLQDRHLLSKVTRLKVDLYGSLGATGKGHGTGTAVLMGLEDELPESIDPSGVSERVKQIESLSQLNLLAQQTINIDVATDIIYHRIDRLDFHANGMVLVAFDVDGQAIHQATFYSVGGGFIVQEDEHGNVALVEDTTELPHVFHDAETLIQLCRTQDKSIAQIMMENEKYWRTEEEIKQGILSIWSAMKACVQQGIRNEGILPGGLKVKRRAASLYRDLTSKTRMDMITPSLGAMDWVNLYALAVNEENAAGGRVVTAPTNGAAGIIPAVLHYYWEFCPRSSEEGIIDFFLTAAAIGFLFKENASISGAEVGCQGEVGSACAMAAAGLAAATGGSPEQIENAAEIGMEHNLGLTCDPIGGLVQVPCIERNAMGSMKAINSASMALRGDGTHYVSLDKVIRTMRDTGRDMNDKYKETSRGGLAVNVIEC; encoded by the coding sequence ATGGCAATCAGTTTATTTGATCTGTTTAAAGTGGGCATTGGACCGTCAAGTTCTCATACTGTTGGCCCTATGGTGGCAGCAAATCAATTTGCTCACCAATTACAAGATCGACATTTATTATCGAAAGTAACTCGCTTAAAAGTGGATCTATATGGTTCGCTTGGTGCCACAGGCAAAGGCCATGGCACTGGAACGGCTGTATTAATGGGGCTTGAAGATGAACTGCCAGAGTCCATTGATCCAAGCGGTGTGAGTGAGCGCGTTAAGCAAATAGAGAGTCTGTCGCAGCTGAATCTATTAGCTCAACAAACTATCAATATTGATGTTGCCACAGACATTATTTATCACCGTATTGATCGCTTGGATTTTCATGCGAATGGTATGGTTCTAGTGGCTTTTGATGTTGACGGTCAAGCTATTCATCAAGCGACATTTTATTCTGTTGGTGGTGGTTTTATTGTCCAAGAAGATGAACATGGGAATGTGGCGTTAGTTGAAGATACTACTGAACTCCCTCATGTTTTTCATGATGCCGAAACGCTCATTCAGCTTTGCCGAACACAAGACAAGAGCATTGCGCAGATTATGATGGAAAATGAAAAATATTGGAGAACAGAGGAAGAGATTAAACAGGGAATTCTTTCAATCTGGTCTGCAATGAAAGCCTGTGTACAGCAAGGAATTCGCAATGAAGGTATTTTACCTGGTGGTCTGAAGGTAAAGCGAAGAGCAGCAAGTTTGTATAGGGATTTAACCAGTAAAACGCGTATGGATATGATTACACCGTCACTAGGAGCAATGGACTGGGTGAATCTTTATGCTTTGGCGGTAAATGAAGAAAATGCCGCCGGTGGTCGAGTGGTAACCGCTCCCACAAATGGCGCAGCAGGTATTATTCCTGCAGTTTTACATTATTACTGGGAGTTTTGTCCTCGTTCTAGCGAAGAGGGAATTATTGATTTCTTCCTTACGGCCGCGGCTATTGGATTTTTGTTTAAAGAGAATGCCTCTATTTCTGGTGCTGAAGTTGGTTGTCAGGGGGAGGTCGGATCGGCTTGCGCTATGGCGGCGGCTGGTTTGGCAGCCGCTACAGGGGGCTCTCCTGAGCAAATAGAAAATGCCGCAGAAATTGGTATGGAGCATAATTTAGGATTAACGTGTGACCCTATTGGAGGGTTAGTGCAGGTACCTTGTATTGAACGTAATGCCATGGGGTCCATGAAAGCCATTAACTCTGCCAGTATGGCGCTTCGGGGAGATGGAACGCACTACGTTTCTCTAGATAAGGTGATTCGTACTATGCGCGATACAGGACGAGATATGAATGATAAATACAAAGAAACATCGCGCGGTGGACTAGCGGTTAATGTGATTGAGTGTTAA
- the exaC gene encoding acetaldehyde dehydrogenase ExaC: MIYAQPGSNGSLITFEAEYGNFIGGEWVAPVKGQYFDNISPVNGEVFCRIPRSTEEDINLALDAAHAARVGWGKTSVTNRSNILLKIADRIEQHLEALAVAETWDNGKAIRETLNADIPLAADHFRYFAGCLRAQEGSTAELDEHTVAYHFHEPLGVVGQIIPWNFPILMAAWKLAPALAAGNCVVLKPAEQTPASILELVKVIQDLLPPGVLNIVNGYGKEAGQALASSKRIAKIAFTGSTPVGSHILKCAAENIIPSSVELGGKSPNIYFADVMKQEDAFISKCVEGLVLAFFNQGEVCTCPSRALVHESIYDEFMALVIERTKTIKRGNPLDTDVQVGAQASKEQFDKILSYIDIGKKEGAELLIGGGVESIDGLNQGFYVQPTLFKGSNDMRIFQEEIFGPVVSVTTFKDEAEALAIANDSEFGLGAGVWTRDTNLAYRMGRNLEAGRVWMNCYHQYPAHSAFGGYKKSGVGRETHKMALEHYQQTKNMLISYDVNPLGFF, from the coding sequence ATGATCTATGCCCAACCTGGTAGTAATGGCAGCCTGATTACATTTGAAGCTGAGTACGGTAATTTTATCGGAGGCGAGTGGGTGGCTCCGGTAAAAGGTCAGTATTTTGATAATATTAGTCCCGTCAATGGCGAAGTGTTTTGCCGAATTCCTCGTTCTACAGAGGAAGATATCAATCTTGCGCTTGATGCAGCGCATGCTGCTCGTGTGGGGTGGGGTAAAACGTCGGTTACTAATCGCTCTAACATTTTGTTAAAAATAGCCGACCGAATCGAACAACATCTAGAAGCCCTTGCTGTCGCAGAAACATGGGACAACGGCAAAGCGATTCGAGAAACATTAAACGCAGACATTCCTTTGGCGGCCGATCATTTTCGTTACTTTGCAGGGTGCTTGAGAGCGCAAGAAGGCAGCACAGCTGAATTAGATGAACATACAGTGGCTTATCATTTTCACGAACCATTGGGTGTTGTCGGTCAAATTATTCCTTGGAATTTTCCAATCTTGATGGCGGCGTGGAAATTGGCGCCTGCACTAGCGGCGGGTAACTGCGTGGTGCTAAAACCAGCAGAACAAACACCGGCGTCTATTCTTGAATTGGTTAAAGTCATTCAAGACTTGCTACCACCTGGCGTGTTAAATATTGTAAATGGCTATGGGAAAGAGGCGGGGCAAGCGCTCGCAAGCAGCAAACGTATTGCTAAAATTGCCTTTACTGGATCGACTCCTGTCGGCTCACATATTTTGAAATGCGCGGCTGAAAATATCATTCCTTCTTCTGTTGAGTTAGGTGGTAAGTCTCCTAATATCTATTTTGCCGATGTGATGAAGCAAGAAGACGCTTTTATCAGTAAATGTGTTGAAGGTTTAGTGCTGGCTTTCTTTAACCAAGGAGAAGTTTGTACTTGCCCATCTCGTGCATTGGTTCATGAGTCTATTTATGACGAGTTTATGGCGTTGGTGATCGAGCGCACTAAAACCATTAAGCGCGGAAACCCATTGGATACTGACGTACAAGTCGGGGCTCAGGCGTCGAAAGAGCAATTCGATAAAATACTGAGTTACATTGATATTGGTAAAAAAGAAGGCGCAGAGTTACTGATAGGTGGTGGTGTTGAGTCGATTGATGGTTTGAATCAAGGGTTCTATGTCCAGCCAACATTGTTTAAAGGCTCTAACGACATGCGTATTTTTCAAGAAGAAATTTTTGGTCCTGTTGTTAGTGTCACAACTTTTAAAGATGAAGCAGAGGCGCTTGCCATTGCAAACGACAGTGAGTTTGGCCTAGGAGCGGGAGTGTGGACGCGAGACACAAATCTTGCTTATCGTATGGGGCGCAACCTAGAGGCAGGCCGTGTATGGATGAATTGCTATCACCAGTATCCTGCTCATTCCGCTTTTGGTGGTTATAAAAAATCCGGTGTGGGTCGTGAAACACATAAAATGGCGCTAGAGCATTATCAGCAAACGAAGAACATGCTAATTAGCTATGATGTCAATCCTCTAGGTTTCTTCTAA
- a CDS encoding helix-turn-helix domain-containing protein — MNRSASTEKTLLEQKRSPTQLVENRVCFAGPHSELSIYDTYEQAKKVSLKADSLLYCGMVTGAKVMHTKDHDNIAFLPHESFILAPQEEVFIDFPEAQRNSPTTCLTIAISKERVAQICDRMNDIMVKALPSSVTLDPNQHLHTMHTQATQQLLDRLTSEFVQNDPDRDLLVDFGVSELVTRILRHHGRDALLRFSQNTPDANGLTCVIHWIEQHLALPLDINFLAKNACMSRSRFYESFKRQLGCTPVEYQHQRRMSRAYQRLQEKCSVTEVSYELGYLSLSHFSRRFHQHFGISPRQVTQKKLNS, encoded by the coding sequence ATGAACCGTTCTGCATCTACAGAAAAAACATTACTCGAGCAAAAACGCTCACCCACACAACTGGTCGAAAACCGTGTCTGCTTTGCGGGCCCGCATTCAGAATTAAGTATTTACGATACTTATGAACAGGCAAAAAAAGTCAGCCTAAAAGCAGATTCTCTTCTTTACTGTGGCATGGTGACCGGCGCAAAAGTAATGCACACTAAAGACCATGACAATATCGCATTTTTACCCCATGAGTCCTTTATTCTAGCCCCACAAGAAGAGGTGTTCATCGACTTTCCAGAAGCTCAGCGAAATAGCCCTACGACCTGTCTAACCATTGCAATCTCAAAAGAAAGAGTGGCTCAAATCTGTGACCGGATGAATGACATCATGGTCAAAGCCTTACCTTCTAGCGTTACCTTAGACCCAAACCAGCACCTACATACAATGCACACGCAAGCCACGCAACAATTGCTTGATCGACTAACCAGTGAGTTTGTACAGAATGATCCTGACCGAGACTTACTGGTCGATTTTGGTGTCAGTGAATTGGTCACGCGAATACTCAGACATCATGGTAGAGACGCACTATTGCGGTTTAGCCAAAATACGCCAGACGCCAATGGTTTGACCTGCGTTATTCATTGGATAGAACAACACCTTGCCTTGCCACTGGATATAAACTTTCTGGCAAAGAATGCGTGCATGAGTCGTAGCCGTTTCTATGAAAGCTTCAAACGACAACTTGGCTGCACACCAGTAGAATATCAACACCAACGAAGAATGAGCCGAGCCTATCAGCGTTTACAAGAAAAGTGTTCAGTAACAGAAGTGAGCTATGAACTAGGCTATCTTAGCTTGAGTCACTTCAGTCGACGCTTCCACCAACACTTTGGTATTTCACCGCGTCAAGTGACTCAGAAAAAACTCAATTCATAA
- a CDS encoding MFS transporter: MINSDTYSFFNERLSRWLLLFCLVAVGIGQSFIFTSLPPIGREIGLADVRISTLITAGAATFVVAAFLWGGIINRIGRVRSVIIGMSCYALTIALTGFVLQEALAKNLSAEQTYYWVFALRIVFSLGIAGVLPSIQTFLIAHTDIKHRSSTIAMIGASFSIGMILGPAFASLLSSLGLTAPFYIIAFLAGCAALFVVLFVKDKKHVRQFERPPAINWFKEPVMPFLGMSTLAILSVTGIQQIMGFLIQDRFQLDVAQTTHQLGFAMMTMSCFSILVQMILVPRFQLGVVTLIFSGVVMGVLAQLAFILLDSYVGILFAMGLFGAGFGFLFPGIVTAQTLLVKDDQQSRLASMNASMQGLGAALGPVILASLYQLGQLVPFLGLMFALLFMLGVFVYCKSKLKHVF, encoded by the coding sequence TTGATTAACTCTGACACCTATTCGTTTTTTAATGAACGCTTGTCTCGATGGCTGCTGCTGTTTTGCTTGGTCGCCGTTGGGATTGGTCAATCTTTTATTTTTACCTCTTTACCTCCAATCGGCCGAGAAATTGGCTTAGCCGATGTGCGAATCAGCACACTAATTACGGCAGGTGCAGCAACATTTGTGGTCGCCGCTTTTCTTTGGGGCGGTATTATTAACCGTATTGGTCGCGTACGTTCTGTGATTATTGGTATGAGCTGTTATGCGTTGACTATTGCGCTGACAGGGTTTGTTTTACAAGAAGCCTTGGCTAAAAACCTATCAGCCGAGCAGACTTATTATTGGGTGTTTGCATTACGTATTGTCTTTTCACTTGGAATAGCTGGTGTTTTGCCTTCTATTCAGACCTTTTTGATTGCGCATACTGATATTAAACATCGTAGTTCAACCATAGCGATGATTGGTGCTTCTTTTAGTATAGGTATGATTTTAGGGCCTGCTTTTGCGTCTTTATTGAGTAGTTTAGGCCTCACTGCGCCTTTTTACATTATTGCTTTTTTGGCTGGCTGTGCGGCTTTATTTGTTGTTCTGTTTGTAAAAGATAAAAAACATGTTCGTCAGTTCGAAAGACCGCCTGCGATCAATTGGTTTAAAGAACCTGTGATGCCATTTTTGGGAATGTCTACCTTGGCTATTTTATCTGTGACGGGTATTCAGCAGATTATGGGTTTTTTAATTCAGGACAGATTTCAGCTTGATGTGGCACAAACAACGCATCAGCTTGGATTTGCCATGATGACGATGTCTTGTTTTAGTATTTTGGTACAAATGATTCTAGTACCTAGATTTCAATTGGGTGTGGTTACCTTGATTTTCTCTGGTGTTGTCATGGGAGTGCTTGCTCAACTTGCCTTTATTTTGTTAGATTCTTATGTTGGCATTTTGTTTGCGATGGGGTTATTTGGAGCCGGTTTTGGTTTCTTGTTTCCTGGTATTGTGACGGCACAAACCTTGTTGGTAAAAGATGATCAGCAAAGTCGTTTGGCCAGTATGAATGCCTCTATGCAAGGACTTGGCGCTGCATTGGGACCGGTAATTCTTGCTTCTTTGTACCAGTTAGGGCAGTTGGTTCCCTTTCTTGGTTTGATGTTTGCCCTTCTCTTTATGTTAGGCGTTTTTGTCTATTGTAAGTCTAAATTAAAACATGTTTTTTAG